In a genomic window of Croceibacterium sp. TMG7-5b_MA50:
- a CDS encoding exodeoxyribonuclease VII small subunit produces the protein MDAATDTPPLAELSFEDALRALEDVVRRLEGGDVPLEESISLYEQGEKLRLHCQARLDQAQARIESIVAGPDGRVAGTQPFPGE, from the coding sequence ATGGATGCCGCTACTGATACCCCGCCGCTGGCCGAACTGAGCTTCGAGGACGCGCTGCGCGCGCTGGAAGACGTGGTGCGTCGGCTGGAGGGAGGGGACGTGCCGCTGGAAGAGTCGATCTCTCTGTACGAGCAGGGTGAAAAGCTGCGGCTGCATTGCCAGGCCCGGCTGGACCAGGCGCAGGCCCGGATTGAAAGCATCGTCGCGGGTCCGGACGGCCGTGTCGCCGGCACCCAGCCGTTCCCCGGCGAGTGA
- a CDS encoding PAS domain-containing protein, producing the protein MSSAEFVRHFGGWQDRVSRSPIVVTHHGRERLVVLSPEHFAQLAFDDASPERTPSGFVAPAERGAMEIVADNLEECFLAFDHDLRVVHVNAMACSYLRMGRHQLEGRALEETVPQSSGSLACISVARALETGQPAQLEVESLLYRGRWLRVKTFPFPTGSACLFRDVTDEVERRDAIDVQQATRQALLAHGLVGRCVLSARATFREVDAAFAALVGLEPAGLLRAPFRDIFPMDCRAVVRENVEAVLEEGEPCTFETRMLHRGHAGPEVRLSLAPLAGIGDRGVVVIATRR; encoded by the coding sequence GTGAGTTCCGCTGAATTCGTTCGCCATTTCGGCGGCTGGCAGGATCGGGTAAGCAGAAGTCCCATCGTCGTGACCCATCATGGGCGAGAGCGGCTGGTGGTGCTTTCGCCTGAACACTTCGCGCAGCTTGCGTTTGACGACGCGTCGCCGGAGCGGACGCCTTCAGGGTTCGTGGCACCTGCCGAACGCGGCGCCATGGAGATCGTGGCGGACAATCTCGAAGAATGCTTCTTGGCATTCGATCACGATCTGCGGGTCGTGCACGTCAATGCCATGGCCTGTTCTTACCTCAGGATGGGTCGTCATCAGCTGGAAGGGCGGGCGCTGGAGGAAACCGTGCCGCAATCCAGCGGATCGCTGGCGTGCATCAGCGTCGCCCGGGCGTTGGAAACCGGTCAGCCAGCGCAGTTGGAGGTTGAATCCCTGCTGTATCGCGGTCGGTGGCTGCGGGTGAAGACCTTCCCCTTCCCGACCGGGTCCGCCTGCCTGTTCCGTGACGTCACGGACGAGGTGGAGAGGCGCGATGCCATCGATGTTCAGCAAGCGACGCGGCAAGCGCTGCTGGCGCACGGCCTGGTCGGGCGATGCGTGCTGAGTGCGAGAGCGACCTTCCGGGAGGTCGATGCCGCTTTTGCCGCTCTGGTCGGCCTGGAACCGGCGGGTCTGCTGCGTGCGCCCTTCCGCGACATCTTCCCGATGGATTGCCGCGCCGTCGTACGGGAAAATGTGGAAGCCGTGCTGGAGGAAGGGGAGCCGTGCACGTTCGAAACCCGCATGCTGCATCGCGGACATGCGGGCCCCGAAGTCAGGCTCAGCCTGGCGCCGCTTGCAGGCATCGGGGACCGCGGCGTAGTGGTGATTGCCACCCGCCGGTAA
- a CDS encoding YadA-like family protein, translated as MAQSGAQSGDRLVSACAGVSLPASAVTNIVAPVITGVANPLEASVNSLLNVVGALPLVGPLLGLRPNLNVTGLLTSAAAGQPVTLQVLGSDGTIVGPSDQCVATSDSITLDEAAGIAIGGNRISGLGATGMTPSRAHHLDAIALGNNAQATNGAIASIALGANAQATAANSIALGAGSQALRGATGSYAALGLAGPQLSIGEVSVGAAGALRQITNVAAGSAASDAATVGQVAGVRDQVVALDAVAVRYAGAERDLIALYGTGGTRITNLASGSVAAGSSDAVNGSQLFATDQAIAANAAAVDGLDTRMTATSLALSDLDVRVVAQAHDIDALDAQVADNTDAIAGGNAALATLDAVALRYDGVARNTATLAGAQGTQITNLAAGALAAGSTDAVNGGQLFATNNAVDELTLRVSNGGVGPVRYADPGSPIVPNGGARTQHLALVGAGSGPVALHNLAAAEIADNSTGAVTGAQLFVTNAGLAANSASITLLDGRVSAHQAALATLDPRVAGNTAALTIHADRITSIGDALVALSNVAVQYDAGSHDRLILAGATGTVIANIRPGAVLGGSTEAVNGGQMFNLAGQVAGLFSPLSTFDPTSGSFAGGLLYNGRSFDDVQAVVNAIETSMSNLTVGGVAKDNPYFNTNSVGADSQALASDSTAIGPHAIAAAEGALAVGRGAEAWSHGSVAIGDGSVAESGKAVVIGYLNRAAGDGAVAIGDPNIAMGDGAVAMGRDNEATGTGALALGDTNIVAGDGSVGIGQRNRASGIGTIAIGSFNTVGGQNAIAIGDRHTVSGLHALALGYNNNAYGDEAMAIGSNVWTDGVYAMAVGNEARAIGLNTLAVGNGSSADGEKATALGTAAEAAAFATAVGERASAGIAAVALGAAAQANSFGAVALGIGSQVLVDGSVALGASALAARGAQVGYTAFGLAGAQTSAGEIAVARTLDDPGNPGSFPLGERQITGVAAGSVATDAVNLAQLRGATANLGTAMAMSLGGGASHNSTTGELTGPSYSLNGATFTDVGQALSALSAQVGSATSTGITYDGALRERATLAGAAGTVVSNLAAGSVTAGSTDAVNGSQLAATNAQVAANTVAIAALAAGAGNANAGPVRYADAATPTVSNGGVPSSDVTLVGASAGTPVGLHNVAAGSVAAGSTDAVNGGQLAAVAATAGNSLQYDRTEAGDRSDTVTLAGGTAGAPVTLANVADGAVDAGSTQAVNGRQLAATNVAVAAAAASAQSAAGAVRNAVQYDSAANVVTFTHPGDFPPSAPVTLRNVAAGVELTDAVNVGQLGNAMNLSVATSAAYTDMRLQEFAFDLDDLRRDAEAGTAAAMAMAQIPSIEGELTIGGGAGLWQGESAMALGLSHRTERRRINMAATYTSRGQAGAAVGVGFALR; from the coding sequence ATGGCGCAATCCGGGGCGCAATCAGGCGATCGTCTGGTAAGCGCCTGTGCCGGCGTAAGCCTGCCTGCGTCGGCCGTGACCAACATCGTCGCGCCCGTGATCACTGGCGTCGCCAATCCACTTGAAGCATCGGTAAACAGCCTTCTGAATGTGGTTGGCGCCTTGCCGCTGGTCGGTCCTTTGCTGGGCCTGCGGCCGAACCTCAACGTCACTGGCCTGCTGACCAGCGCAGCGGCGGGACAGCCAGTCACGCTGCAGGTGTTGGGCAGTGACGGCACTATCGTCGGGCCGTCGGACCAATGCGTCGCAACATCGGACAGCATCACGCTGGATGAGGCGGCGGGCATTGCCATCGGCGGCAACCGCATCAGTGGCCTTGGCGCCACGGGAATGACACCGTCGCGAGCGCACCATCTTGATGCGATCGCCCTGGGCAACAATGCGCAGGCAACGAACGGCGCGATTGCCAGCATCGCGCTCGGGGCGAATGCTCAGGCCACGGCCGCCAACAGCATCGCGCTTGGCGCCGGATCGCAGGCACTCCGTGGCGCGACCGGCAGCTATGCAGCGCTAGGCCTGGCAGGGCCGCAGCTCTCCATTGGCGAGGTCTCCGTCGGTGCTGCCGGTGCGTTGCGCCAGATCACGAACGTGGCCGCTGGCAGCGCTGCCAGCGACGCCGCGACGGTGGGACAGGTGGCAGGTGTTCGCGATCAGGTCGTGGCGCTAGATGCTGTTGCCGTTCGGTACGCCGGAGCCGAGCGGGACCTGATCGCGCTGTACGGCACCGGCGGGACGCGGATCACCAATCTCGCCAGCGGCAGTGTCGCAGCCGGTTCGAGTGACGCGGTCAACGGCTCGCAATTGTTTGCGACGGATCAGGCTATTGCTGCGAACGCTGCCGCCGTCGACGGGCTCGATACGCGGATGACCGCAACCAGCCTGGCATTGTCGGACCTGGATGTGCGCGTGGTCGCGCAGGCGCATGACATCGATGCACTCGACGCGCAGGTCGCCGACAACACCGATGCGATCGCCGGCGGCAACGCGGCACTCGCGACGCTCGATGCGGTCGCGCTACGCTATGATGGTGTGGCTCGGAACACGGCGACGCTGGCGGGGGCGCAGGGCACGCAGATCACAAATCTTGCCGCTGGCGCTCTTGCCGCCGGCTCTACCGACGCAGTGAACGGCGGCCAGCTGTTTGCCACCAACAACGCGGTCGACGAATTGACATTGCGGGTCTCCAACGGCGGAGTGGGACCCGTACGCTACGCTGATCCAGGATCGCCGATTGTGCCGAATGGCGGTGCGCGGACCCAGCACCTGGCGCTGGTAGGTGCTGGCAGTGGGCCAGTGGCGCTGCACAATCTGGCTGCCGCCGAGATAGCTGACAATTCGACCGGTGCGGTGACGGGCGCGCAATTGTTCGTCACCAACGCTGGCCTTGCCGCCAACAGCGCGAGCATCACCTTGCTGGATGGTCGTGTCAGCGCCCATCAGGCTGCGCTGGCTACGCTCGACCCCCGGGTTGCCGGGAACACTGCGGCTCTGACCATCCATGCCGACCGGATCACGAGCATAGGCGACGCTCTGGTCGCGTTGTCGAATGTCGCCGTTCAGTATGACGCCGGTTCGCACGATCGACTGATCCTGGCCGGAGCCACCGGCACGGTTATCGCCAACATCAGACCCGGTGCCGTGCTTGGCGGGTCGACCGAGGCGGTGAATGGCGGACAGATGTTCAACCTGGCAGGGCAGGTCGCCGGGCTGTTCAGCCCCCTGAGTACCTTCGATCCCACCAGTGGCAGCTTCGCCGGGGGACTGCTGTACAATGGGCGATCCTTCGACGACGTGCAGGCGGTCGTGAATGCGATCGAAACGTCCATGAGCAACCTGACGGTGGGCGGTGTCGCCAAGGACAATCCTTACTTCAACACGAACTCGGTCGGTGCCGACTCACAGGCTCTGGCGAGTGATTCGACGGCGATCGGCCCCCATGCGATCGCCGCGGCCGAGGGTGCGCTGGCAGTCGGCCGCGGGGCCGAGGCGTGGAGCCACGGCTCGGTGGCGATCGGCGATGGCTCGGTCGCGGAGAGCGGCAAGGCGGTGGTGATCGGCTATCTCAACCGTGCAGCGGGCGACGGTGCCGTCGCGATCGGCGACCCGAACATCGCCATGGGCGATGGCGCAGTTGCCATGGGCCGGGACAATGAAGCGACCGGGACGGGTGCGCTGGCCCTGGGCGACACGAACATCGTGGCAGGCGACGGCTCGGTCGGCATCGGACAGCGTAATCGGGCGAGCGGGATCGGAACCATCGCGATCGGCAGCTTCAACACGGTCGGCGGACAGAACGCGATCGCCATCGGCGACAGGCACACGGTCAGCGGGCTGCACGCCCTCGCGCTGGGCTACAACAACAATGCGTATGGTGACGAGGCGATGGCCATCGGCAGCAATGTCTGGACCGACGGGGTGTATGCCATGGCGGTGGGCAACGAGGCGCGTGCGATCGGCCTCAACACACTTGCCGTCGGCAATGGCTCCAGCGCGGATGGAGAGAAGGCGACGGCACTTGGCACTGCGGCCGAGGCTGCCGCTTTCGCCACCGCAGTGGGCGAACGTGCCAGCGCGGGTATCGCCGCCGTGGCGCTGGGCGCCGCCGCGCAGGCGAACAGCTTCGGCGCCGTGGCCCTGGGCATTGGATCGCAGGTGTTGGTGGACGGCAGCGTTGCGCTGGGGGCGAGCGCGCTGGCGGCGCGAGGTGCGCAGGTCGGCTACACCGCTTTCGGATTGGCGGGCGCGCAGACCTCCGCCGGGGAGATCGCGGTCGCCCGTACGCTGGACGATCCGGGTAATCCCGGCAGCTTCCCCTTGGGCGAGCGGCAGATCACCGGTGTCGCCGCGGGGAGTGTTGCAACCGATGCCGTGAACCTTGCCCAGCTGCGCGGCGCGACGGCGAACCTGGGTACCGCAATGGCGATGTCGCTGGGCGGTGGCGCGAGCCACAACAGCACCACCGGTGAACTGACCGGCCCGTCCTACAGCCTGAATGGCGCCACCTTCACGGATGTGGGTCAGGCGCTGTCTGCCTTGTCGGCGCAGGTCGGCTCTGCGACGTCGACAGGCATCACTTACGACGGCGCGCTGCGCGAACGGGCCACTCTTGCGGGCGCCGCAGGTACCGTGGTCAGCAACCTGGCCGCCGGTAGCGTGACGGCGGGGTCGACCGACGCCGTGAACGGCAGCCAGCTTGCCGCCACTAACGCGCAGGTCGCGGCGAACACCGTCGCCATCGCTGCGCTGGCGGCGGGGGCTGGCAATGCCAACGCAGGGCCGGTCCGCTACGCCGATGCGGCCACGCCGACGGTCTCCAACGGGGGAGTGCCGAGCAGCGATGTGACCCTGGTGGGGGCGAGCGCCGGCACGCCGGTCGGGTTGCACAATGTCGCCGCGGGATCGGTGGCCGCCGGATCCACTGACGCGGTGAACGGCGGACAGCTTGCGGCGGTCGCCGCTACCGCCGGCAACTCGTTGCAGTACGATCGGACCGAAGCCGGCGACCGAAGCGACACGGTGACACTCGCCGGGGGAACGGCTGGTGCGCCCGTGACGCTGGCCAATGTCGCGGACGGCGCGGTGGACGCGGGTTCGACCCAGGCGGTGAATGGCCGCCAGCTAGCCGCGACCAACGTTGCTGTCGCGGCTGCGGCAGCGAGCGCGCAGAGTGCTGCCGGCGCCGTGCGCAATGCGGTCCAGTATGACAGCGCTGCCAACGTCGTCACCTTCACCCATCCCGGCGATTTCCCGCCGTCTGCCCCCGTGACGTTGCGCAACGTCGCTGCCGGGGTGGAGCTGACCGATGCGGTCAATGTGGGGCAACTCGGCAATGCCATGAACCTGTCGGTGGCGACCTCCGCCGCCTACACCGACATGCGCCTGCAGGAATTCGCCTTCGACCTGGATGATCTGCGCCGCGATGCGGAGGCGGGTACGGCGGCTGCCATGGCGATGGCACAGATCCCGTCGATCGAGGGCGAGCTGACGATCGGTGGCGGGGCAGGTCTGTGGCAGGGTGAGAGCGCCATGGCTCTGGGCCTGTCACACCGTACCGAACGCCGCCGGATCAACATGGCCGCGACCTATACAAGCCGGGGACAGGCCGGCGCAGCGGTCGGTGTCGGCTTCGCGCTGCGCTGA
- the purL gene encoding phosphoribosylformylglycinamidine synthase subunit PurL: MSQITPAVVEAHGLSPEEYDRVLHALGREPNLVELGIFSVMWSEHCSYKSSRLHLKTLPTQAPWVICGPGENAGVIDIGDGPDGTRLAAIFKMESHNHPSYIEPYQGAATGVGGILRDVFTMGARPVANMNALRFGRPDHPKMKHLVKGVVAGIGGYGNCVGVPTVGGETNFHPAYDGNILVNAMTVGVADQSRIFYSAATGVGNPIVYVGSKTGRDGIHGATMASADFGEDSDAKRPTVQVGDPFTEKLLIEACLELMATDAIVAIQDMGAAGLTSSSVEMASKGGAGIRLDMNKVPCREEGMTPYEMMLSESQERMLMVLQPGKEPMAEAIFRKWELDFAVIGEVTDTGHMVLEFDGEVVCDIPLAPLADEAPLYDRPSAELAKPAPLADAPDCDDPGADLLRLMGGADLASRKWIWEQYDHMVGADTVAGPGGDAALVRVHGTAKALALTTDCTPRYCFADPYEGGKQAVAEAYRNISATGATPLAITNCLNFANPQRPEIMAQLTGCISGMGQACRVLDFPVVSGNVSLYNESKATGGGSAILPTPAIGGVGLLENYERRASIAFKAPGEAIYLFGAEFWATPNHARGHLGQSLWLRELHGREDGPAPHVDLTLEKNQGEFIRELIAAGLVSAVHDVADGGLAVALAEMALAGDMGADVQQHPSYTAAGWWFGEDQGRYVVTVPDMDAFQRQIAKGTRNADTASAGLVRIGTTGGTNLLGIELSALRSAHEAFFRDWMED; encoded by the coding sequence ATGTCCCAGATCACCCCTGCTGTCGTCGAGGCACATGGCCTCAGCCCCGAGGAATATGACCGCGTTCTCCACGCGCTCGGCCGCGAGCCGAACCTGGTCGAACTCGGCATCTTCTCCGTCATGTGGTCCGAACATTGCAGCTACAAGTCGAGCCGGCTGCACCTTAAGACATTGCCGACGCAAGCCCCGTGGGTGATCTGCGGCCCGGGCGAGAATGCCGGCGTGATCGACATCGGCGACGGACCCGATGGCACCAGGCTGGCCGCCATCTTCAAGATGGAGAGCCACAACCACCCCAGCTACATCGAACCGTACCAGGGTGCGGCGACGGGTGTGGGCGGCATCCTGCGCGACGTGTTCACCATGGGCGCACGGCCGGTGGCGAACATGAACGCGCTGCGGTTCGGCCGCCCCGACCATCCCAAGATGAAGCACCTGGTCAAGGGCGTGGTCGCGGGGATCGGCGGCTATGGCAATTGCGTGGGCGTGCCGACCGTCGGCGGGGAGACGAATTTCCACCCGGCATATGATGGCAACATCCTGGTCAACGCGATGACGGTGGGCGTCGCGGACCAGAGCCGGATCTTCTATTCCGCTGCGACCGGCGTGGGCAATCCGATCGTGTATGTCGGCAGCAAGACCGGGCGCGACGGCATCCACGGCGCCACCATGGCGTCGGCCGATTTCGGCGAGGACAGCGATGCCAAGCGCCCGACGGTGCAGGTGGGCGACCCGTTCACCGAAAAGCTTCTGATCGAGGCTTGTCTTGAACTGATGGCCACCGACGCGATCGTGGCCATCCAGGACATGGGCGCGGCCGGCCTCACCTCGTCCAGCGTGGAAATGGCGAGCAAGGGCGGCGCCGGCATCCGGCTGGACATGAACAAGGTGCCCTGCCGCGAAGAAGGCATGACGCCGTACGAGATGATGCTGAGCGAAAGCCAGGAGCGGATGCTCATGGTGCTGCAGCCCGGCAAGGAGCCGATGGCGGAAGCGATCTTCCGCAAGTGGGAGCTCGACTTCGCGGTGATCGGCGAAGTCACCGACACCGGCCACATGGTGCTCGAATTTGATGGCGAGGTGGTGTGCGACATCCCGCTCGCACCGCTCGCGGACGAGGCGCCGCTGTACGATCGTCCATCTGCTGAACTCGCCAAGCCTGCCCCTCTGGCCGACGCGCCCGATTGCGACGATCCTGGCGCCGACCTGCTGCGCCTGATGGGTGGCGCTGACCTCGCCAGCCGCAAGTGGATTTGGGAGCAGTACGACCACATGGTCGGCGCGGACACGGTGGCCGGTCCGGGCGGCGATGCGGCGCTGGTGCGGGTGCATGGCACGGCCAAGGCCCTCGCGCTGACGACCGACTGCACGCCTCGGTATTGCTTCGCCGACCCGTATGAAGGCGGCAAGCAGGCGGTGGCGGAGGCCTATCGCAACATCAGCGCCACCGGGGCCACCCCGCTTGCGATCACCAATTGCCTGAACTTCGCCAATCCGCAGCGGCCGGAGATCATGGCGCAGCTGACCGGCTGCATCTCCGGCATGGGCCAGGCCTGCCGTGTGCTCGACTTCCCGGTGGTGAGCGGCAACGTGTCGCTCTACAACGAGAGCAAGGCGACAGGTGGCGGCAGCGCCATCCTGCCGACACCCGCGATCGGCGGCGTCGGGCTGCTGGAGAATTACGAGCGCCGTGCATCCATCGCCTTCAAGGCACCGGGAGAGGCGATCTACCTCTTCGGGGCGGAATTCTGGGCGACGCCGAACCACGCTCGCGGCCATCTCGGCCAGTCGCTGTGGCTGCGGGAGCTGCACGGGCGGGAGGACGGCCCTGCCCCGCACGTCGACCTGACGCTGGAGAAGAACCAGGGCGAGTTCATCCGCGAACTGATCGCCGCCGGGCTGGTCAGCGCCGTTCACGACGTTGCCGATGGCGGGCTCGCCGTGGCACTCGCTGAGATGGCGCTGGCGGGTGACATGGGTGCGGATGTGCAGCAGCACCCCTCCTACACCGCTGCGGGCTGGTGGTTTGGTGAGGATCAGGGCCGCTACGTCGTCACGGTGCCCGACATGGACGCGTTCCAGCGGCAAATTGCCAAGGGCACGCGCAATGCCGACACCGCAAGCGCGGGTTTGGTTCGCATCGGCACGACCGGCGGCACCAACCTGCTTGGCATCGAGCTGTCGGCCCTTCGTTCCGCACACGAGGCCTTCTTCCGCGACTGGATGGAGGACTGA